From a single Nicotiana tomentosiformis chromosome 2, ASM39032v3, whole genome shotgun sequence genomic region:
- the LOC138905939 gene encoding uncharacterized protein, which produces MRSLAFIPVMERPLAMDVQALPNSRVSVQRGGAKDVTIGDDGMLRLQGRICVPNVDGLWELILEEAHSLRYSIHRGATKMYHDLKQHNWRWRMKKDIVGYVAQCLNFQQVKYEHSRPGGLLQRLLGTNLVHDALEKVKLIQEWLRTAQTKKKIYVDRKARDVPLMVGEKVLLSVSPIKDVMRFGKKVKLSPWYIGPFELLERVGEVAYRLSLPYGLSVYSLFHVSMLQKYFEDLSHVLDFSSVQLDKDLAYVEEPVAILDKQVRNLRQKNIA; this is translated from the exons atgaggagtcttgcttttattccagTCATGGAGAGGCCTTTGGCTATGGACGTTCAGGCTTTGCCTAACag tCGCGTCAGTGTGCAGAgaggtggtgccaaggatgtgactattggtgatgatggtatgTTGCGGCTTCAgggccggatttgtgtgcctaatgtggatgggttatgGGAGcttattcttgaggaggcccatagtttgcggtattcaaTTCATcggggtgccacaaagatgtaccatgatttgaagcAGCATAATTGGAggtggaggatgaagaaagacattgttggtTACGTTGCTCAGTGTTTGAATTTTCAGCAGGTCAAGTACGAGCATTCgcgacctggtggtttgcttcagag GCTATTGGGCACTAATTTAGTTcatgatgctttagagaaggtgaagttgattcaggagtggcttcgtaCAGCGCAGACAAAGAAAAAGATTTATGTTGATAGGAAAGCTCGTGATGTGCCATTGatggtgggtgagaaagttctACTCAGTGTTTCACCCATAAAGGATGtgatgagattcggtaagaaggtcaagttgagcccttggtatattggtcCATTCGAGCTgttggagagagttggtgaggtggcctacagactttctTTGCCATATGGCTTATCGGTATATTCgttgtttcatgtttccatgctccaaaaatattttgaggatctgtcacatgtgttagatttcagctcggtgcagttggacaaggatttagcctatgttgaggagccagtggccattttggacaagcAGGTTCGAAATCTGAGGCAGAAGAATATTGCATAG